Proteins encoded together in one Corynebacterium liangguodongii window:
- the dapD gene encoding 2,3,4,5-tetrahydropyridine-2,6-dicarboxylate N-succinyltransferase: MTSALHTSASARGVATVTHNGTVLDVWYPAPKLGEAVEGTGTQRVDSPDPRFDALVGPDEDRGVARVQVETTIADLSAPAIDAYDVYLRLHLLSHRLIKPHEANMDGVFGLLANVVWTNYGPCEVSDFQVTRSRLAAKGPVVVFSVDKFPRMVDYVVPSGVRIGDADRVRLGAHLAEGTTVMHEGFVNFNAGTLGASMVEGRISAGVTVDDGTDLGGSASIMGTLSGGGKETISLGKRCLLGANSGVGISLGDDCVVEAGLYVTAGTRVRLSADIAAAYGYADGEEIKALELSGKSGILFRRNSLTGAVEALRAKGIELNAELHKN; encoded by the coding sequence ATGACTTCTGCTCTACACACTTCGGCGAGCGCCCGCGGCGTCGCCACCGTCACCCATAACGGCACCGTCCTCGATGTGTGGTACCCCGCCCCGAAGCTGGGCGAGGCCGTCGAGGGCACCGGCACGCAGCGCGTTGACTCCCCGGATCCCCGCTTCGACGCGCTGGTCGGCCCCGACGAGGACCGCGGTGTCGCCCGCGTCCAGGTGGAGACGACGATTGCGGATCTCTCCGCCCCCGCCATCGATGCCTACGATGTTTACCTGCGCCTCCACCTGCTCTCCCACCGCCTGATCAAACCTCACGAGGCGAACATGGATGGCGTGTTCGGGCTGTTGGCCAACGTGGTGTGGACGAACTACGGCCCGTGCGAGGTCTCCGATTTCCAGGTGACCCGCAGCCGCCTCGCCGCGAAGGGCCCGGTCGTGGTCTTCTCTGTGGACAAGTTCCCCCGCATGGTTGATTACGTCGTCCCCTCCGGCGTGCGCATCGGCGATGCTGACCGCGTCCGCCTCGGCGCCCACCTTGCCGAGGGCACGACGGTGATGCACGAGGGTTTTGTCAACTTCAACGCCGGCACGCTCGGCGCCTCCATGGTCGAGGGCCGGATCTCCGCGGGCGTCACCGTCGACGACGGCACCGATTTGGGCGGCAGCGCCTCCATCATGGGCACGCTCTCCGGCGGCGGCAAGGAGACCATTTCGCTGGGTAAGCGCTGCCTGCTCGGAGCGAACTCGGGCGTGGGCATCTCGCTTGGCGACGACTGCGTGGTCGAGGCCGGGCTCTACGTCACCGCCGGTACCCGCGTGCGACTCTCCGCAGATATCGCCGCCGCCTACGGCTACGCCGACGGCGAGGAGATCAAGGCGCTCGAGCTCTCCGGTAAATCGGGCATCTTGTTCCGCCGCAACTCGCTCACCGGCGCCGTGGAGGCGCTGCGCGCCAAGGGCATTGAGCTCAACGCCGAGCTACACAAGAACTAG
- a CDS encoding amino acid permease, which yields MTTKHTPALGTGLKSRHLTLMGLGMAVGAGLFLGVGAGIRAAGPAILIAYVIAGAIVVAVMRMLGEMAAAHPSPGSFATYGRLAFGNWAGFLLGWLYWFLLIMVGGAEITGAAAIMAGWFDVPQWIPALIAVAFFAAVNLAQVKGFGEFEYWFAMIKVVVIVGFLIVGAALFFGLFPGTSFVGFGNAAEAGFAPNGVAGIAAGLLAVAFAFGGIEVVTIAAAESENPVAAVKRAVNSIIWRIGLFYIGSVIIIILLLPYSEIDAADSAADSPFTQVLGMAHIPGAAGFMEAIIVLALLSAFNAQIFGSSRMAYQQALDGDAPAWLRATNAQGVPINSVLVSVFFAFCSVGLQWWNPPGLLAFLMNAVGGCLIVTWVMIALSYRRLRPRLAAAGMEHSPAWLAPATLVVLIGIVALMLFDASARYQILAVAALSAVLIGLSFLNRMRSGSNPA from the coding sequence ATGACAACTAAGCACACCCCCGCCCTCGGCACGGGGTTAAAGTCGCGCCACCTGACGCTGATGGGCCTGGGCATGGCCGTCGGCGCGGGCCTGTTTCTTGGAGTCGGCGCGGGCATCCGCGCGGCCGGGCCTGCGATCCTCATCGCCTACGTCATCGCCGGGGCCATCGTCGTGGCCGTGATGCGCATGCTCGGGGAGATGGCGGCTGCGCATCCTTCACCTGGGTCGTTCGCCACCTACGGGCGCCTCGCCTTCGGCAATTGGGCGGGGTTCCTGCTGGGATGGCTCTACTGGTTCCTCCTCATCATGGTCGGCGGCGCGGAGATCACCGGCGCCGCGGCGATCATGGCAGGTTGGTTCGACGTCCCCCAGTGGATCCCGGCGCTGATCGCGGTGGCGTTCTTCGCCGCGGTGAACCTGGCGCAGGTCAAGGGCTTCGGCGAGTTTGAATACTGGTTCGCCATGATCAAGGTCGTCGTCATCGTGGGCTTCCTGATCGTGGGCGCGGCGCTGTTTTTCGGCCTGTTCCCCGGTACGAGCTTCGTCGGCTTCGGTAATGCCGCCGAGGCGGGTTTTGCCCCGAACGGGGTGGCGGGTATCGCCGCGGGCTTGCTGGCGGTGGCGTTTGCCTTCGGCGGCATTGAGGTGGTCACCATCGCCGCGGCCGAGTCGGAAAACCCGGTCGCTGCGGTCAAGCGGGCGGTGAACTCGATCATCTGGCGCATCGGGTTGTTCTACATCGGCTCGGTGATCATCATCATCCTGCTGTTGCCGTACTCAGAGATTGACGCCGCTGATTCGGCGGCGGATTCGCCGTTTACCCAGGTGCTCGGCATGGCGCATATCCCGGGCGCGGCCGGTTTCATGGAGGCGATCATCGTGCTCGCGCTGCTCTCGGCGTTCAATGCGCAGATCTTCGGCTCCTCCCGCATGGCCTACCAGCAGGCACTCGACGGCGACGCCCCGGCCTGGCTGCGGGCGACGAACGCCCAAGGTGTGCCCATTAATTCCGTGCTCGTCTCGGTGTTCTTCGCGTTCTGCTCGGTGGGCCTGCAGTGGTGGAACCCGCCGGGGCTCCTGGCGTTTCTCATGAACGCTGTCGGCGGCTGTCTCATCGTCACCTGGGTGATGATCGCGCTGAGCTACCGGCGGCTGCGCCCCCGGCTCGCGGCGGCAGGCATGGAGCACAGCCCGGCGTGGCTTGCTCCCGCCACGCTCGTCGTGCTCATCGGCATCGTCGCGCTCATGCTTTTCGACGCCTCCGCGCGCTACCAGATCCTCGCCGTCGCCGCCCTCTCCGCAGTGTTGATTGGGCTTTCTTTCCTCAACCGCATGCGCTCCGGGAGCAACCCCGCCTGA
- a CDS encoding amino acid permease → MSTTAPHPVTALRRGLKTRHLTMMGLGSAIGAGLFLGTGVGIQAAGPAVIIAYFIAGAITVCVMQMLAELVAARPSSGTFSTYAEQAFGPWAGFAVGWLYWFMMIMIVAVEVTGASAIIAGWLGVSPWIPALVAIAVFTVVNFAAVRNLGEFEFWFALIKVSVIVAFLALGLLLWLGWLPGSEFVGLSNVAEVGFMPNGLAGVATALLAVAFAFGGIEMVTIAAAESEDPEVAVHSAIRSIIWRITVFYLGSVALIILLLPFEQIGGARDASESPFTAVLQLAGIPGSVGIMEAVIAIALLSACNTQIYGSSRFLHNLALRGDAPAAFAATNSRGVPLRAVIVSVFFGFVAVALQYWNPPGLLAFLLNAVGGCLIVLWFAIALSFIRLHPRLAERGEVTEVRMWWPSVLPWATIALAGGIVVLMLTDPAGRAQMLSVAVVVGVITFAGILWTTSGAFSRRAALTLEENSHDN, encoded by the coding sequence ATGTCCACTACCGCCCCCCACCCTGTGACGGCGCTCCGCCGCGGTTTAAAGACGCGCCACCTCACTATGATGGGCCTCGGCTCCGCCATTGGCGCCGGGCTCTTCCTCGGCACGGGTGTCGGCATCCAGGCCGCCGGCCCGGCTGTCATCATCGCCTATTTTATTGCCGGGGCGATCACCGTGTGCGTGATGCAAATGCTCGCCGAGCTGGTCGCCGCCCGCCCATCCTCCGGAACGTTTTCCACATACGCCGAGCAGGCTTTTGGCCCGTGGGCCGGGTTTGCGGTCGGCTGGCTCTATTGGTTCATGATGATCATGATTGTGGCCGTCGAGGTGACGGGGGCGTCGGCAATCATCGCCGGCTGGCTCGGTGTTTCGCCGTGGATTCCGGCTTTGGTGGCAATTGCTGTGTTCACCGTGGTCAATTTCGCGGCCGTGCGCAACCTCGGCGAGTTCGAGTTTTGGTTCGCGCTGATCAAGGTGAGCGTGATCGTCGCGTTCCTCGCCCTTGGGCTGCTTTTGTGGTTGGGCTGGTTGCCGGGGTCTGAGTTTGTCGGTCTGTCCAATGTTGCTGAGGTCGGCTTCATGCCCAACGGCTTGGCTGGTGTGGCCACGGCGCTGCTCGCGGTGGCATTTGCGTTCGGCGGGATCGAGATGGTGACCATCGCCGCGGCCGAGTCGGAGGATCCGGAGGTGGCGGTGCATTCGGCGATTCGCTCGATCATTTGGCGGATCACGGTGTTCTACCTCGGCTCGGTGGCGCTGATCATTCTGTTGCTGCCGTTCGAACAGATCGGCGGTGCGCGGGATGCATCTGAGTCGCCCTTCACCGCGGTGCTCCAGCTCGCGGGCATCCCAGGTTCGGTAGGCATCATGGAGGCCGTGATCGCGATTGCGCTGCTCTCGGCATGCAATACACAGATCTACGGTTCGTCGCGGTTTTTGCACAACCTCGCTCTGCGTGGCGACGCCCCCGCGGCCTTCGCCGCCACTAACTCTCGCGGGGTGCCGCTGCGCGCCGTGATTGTCTCCGTGTTCTTCGGGTTTGTCGCCGTCGCCCTGCAGTATTGGAACCCGCCGGGGCTCTTGGCTTTCCTCCTCAATGCGGTGGGCGGCTGCCTCATCGTGCTCTGGTTTGCCATTGCCCTGTCGTTCATCCGGCTGCACCCGCGCCTGGCCGAGCGCGGTGAGGTCACCGAGGTGCGGATGTGGTGGCCCTCCGTCTTGCCGTGGGCGACGATCGCGCTGGCGGGCGGGATCGTGGTGCTCATGCTTACCGACCCCGCTGGCCGTGCCCAGATGCTCTCCGTCGCCGTTGTTGTCGGCGTAATCACCTTCGCTGGTATTTTATGGACCACCTCCGGCGCGTTTTCCCGACGCGCTGCACTCACCCTCGAGGAGAACTCTCATGACAACTAA
- a CDS encoding IS256 family transposase produces the protein MTTVTTKKNHDQDKVNEISEKLMENPELAKLIGELSTSTDDASDLVKGLLQASINAGLQAEMDAHLGYGHSDRKMKAQVEPTQGSNHRNGSYTKTVNSGYGALEVTVPRDRAGTFTPQMVPKGSRRLTELDDMIISLYAGGMTVRDIQHHLATTLGVDMSPDTISTITDAVLDEVMIWQNRQLDEFYPVIFLDALRVKIRDGHRVVNKACYMAVGIDMDGIKHILGLWIADNEGAAFWASVCADLANRGVQDVFIVCCDGLQGLPEAVEATWPHSMVQTCIVHLIRAANRWVSYQDRKPVSSALRAIYTAANEDTARASLDAFETSELGQKYPQSVKVWRDAWDRFVPFLQFPPAARRVLYTTNSIESLNAELRKATRNRGQFPNDTAALKTLWLMICNIEDKRAAQRAKKAKRAIECNGYIEGAKATGWKQAINQLAVAYPDRFADYL, from the coding sequence ATGACAACGGTGACAACGAAGAAAAACCATGACCAGGACAAGGTCAACGAGATCAGCGAGAAGCTGATGGAAAATCCTGAGCTCGCCAAGCTGATTGGCGAGTTGTCGACGTCCACCGATGACGCCAGCGACCTGGTCAAAGGTCTGTTGCAGGCATCGATTAACGCTGGTCTGCAGGCGGAAATGGATGCCCATTTGGGCTATGGTCATTCCGACCGGAAGATGAAGGCCCAGGTTGAACCAACACAGGGTAGTAACCACCGCAACGGGTCGTACACCAAGACCGTCAATTCTGGGTACGGCGCGTTGGAAGTGACCGTGCCCAGGGATCGTGCCGGTACGTTTACTCCCCAGATGGTGCCCAAAGGCTCACGCCGGCTCACAGAGCTCGACGACATGATCATCTCGCTGTACGCCGGTGGGATGACCGTGCGCGATATTCAGCACCATCTCGCCACCACCCTCGGGGTGGATATGAGCCCAGATACGATCAGCACGATTACCGATGCAGTCTTAGACGAGGTCATGATCTGGCAAAACCGTCAGCTCGACGAGTTCTACCCAGTAATCTTCCTTGATGCGCTACGCGTGAAGATCCGCGATGGCCACCGCGTGGTCAACAAGGCGTGCTACATGGCGGTGGGCATCGACATGGACGGTATCAAGCACATCCTGGGCTTGTGGATTGCTGATAATGAAGGTGCCGCCTTTTGGGCATCTGTGTGCGCAGATCTGGCCAACCGTGGGGTCCAAGACGTGTTCATCGTCTGCTGCGATGGTCTTCAAGGCCTACCGGAAGCCGTGGAGGCAACCTGGCCACATTCGATGGTGCAGACCTGCATCGTGCACCTGATCCGGGCGGCGAACCGGTGGGTGTCCTATCAGGACCGAAAACCCGTCTCCAGCGCGCTACGTGCGATCTACACGGCCGCAAACGAAGATACCGCCCGTGCCAGCTTAGATGCGTTCGAAACCTCTGAGCTTGGCCAGAAGTACCCGCAGTCGGTGAAGGTCTGGCGTGATGCGTGGGATCGGTTCGTGCCGTTTCTGCAGTTCCCGCCTGCGGCACGGCGGGTACTCTACACCACGAATTCGATCGAATCGCTGAATGCTGAACTGCGGAAAGCCACCCGCAACCGGGGCCAGTTTCCGAACGATACCGCGGCGCTGAAAACGCTGTGGCTGATGATCTGCAACATCGAGGACAAGCGCGCTGCCCAGCGAGCGAAGAAAGCGAAGCGCGCCATCGAATGCAACGGCTATATTGAAGGAGCGAAAGCCACCGGGTGGAAACAAGCCATCAACCAACTAGCCGTGGCTTACCCCGACCGATTCGCGGACTACTTGTAA
- a CDS encoding succinyltransferase, producing MPLGAVATGIANIAIDGTVLDTWYPSPRLVESTSLGDAPSPGSERVSARDLSDSFLQIVGADRDRLVELVPVRTVIADLSAPAIDAHDVYLRLHLLSHRLVRPLELNMADCLEHLVDVVWTNKGPCLADNFENVRTNLRSRGQIHVYGIERLPRMVDYVVPTGVSIAEAERVRLGAYLAPGTSVMREGYVSFNSGSLGPARIEGRLSSSVVIGEGCDIGLSTTVMATRAERRNRTPLRLGRECKLHPSAGVIGVNLGDRCEVGVNVMLEPSTTIMDSRSGTMISAGAIAGLSDIAITNEPDSPCPVLRPR from the coding sequence ATGCCGCTTGGAGCAGTCGCGACAGGGATCGCCAACATCGCCATCGACGGGACGGTTCTTGACACGTGGTACCCCTCGCCACGGCTGGTCGAGAGCACTTCGCTTGGCGACGCCCCCTCGCCCGGCTCCGAGAGAGTCAGCGCCCGCGACCTCTCCGACAGCTTCCTCCAGATCGTCGGCGCCGACCGCGACCGCCTCGTCGAACTCGTCCCGGTGCGCACCGTCATCGCCGACCTCTCCGCCCCCGCCATCGACGCCCACGACGTCTACCTCCGCCTCCACCTCCTCTCCCACCGCCTGGTGCGCCCGCTCGAGCTCAACATGGCCGATTGCCTCGAGCACCTCGTCGACGTGGTGTGGACGAACAAGGGCCCGTGCCTGGCGGACAATTTCGAAAACGTGCGCACAAACCTGCGCTCCCGCGGCCAGATCCACGTCTACGGCATCGAGCGCCTGCCCCGCATGGTCGACTACGTCGTTCCCACCGGTGTCTCCATCGCCGAAGCCGAGCGCGTGCGCCTGGGCGCCTACCTCGCACCGGGCACCTCTGTGATGCGCGAGGGCTACGTCTCGTTCAACTCCGGTTCCCTTGGGCCTGCGCGCATCGAAGGGCGGCTATCCTCCTCCGTCGTCATCGGCGAGGGCTGCGACATCGGGCTTTCCACCACCGTCATGGCCACCCGTGCCGAGCGCCGCAACCGCACTCCCCTGCGCCTCGGCCGGGAGTGCAAGCTCCACCCCTCCGCCGGCGTCATCGGAGTTAACCTGGGCGACCGCTGCGAGGTCGGAGTCAACGTCATGCTCGAGCCTTCAACCACGATCATGGATTCACGCTCCGGCACCATGATCTCAGCCGGCGCCATCGCCGGACTTAGCGACATCGCAATTACCAACGAGCCGGACTCCCCTTGCCCGGTGCTGCGGCCCCGGTAG
- the dapE gene encoding succinyl-diaminopimelate desuccinylase codes for MRGVADLNLCADPVELTAALIDIESPSHHERPLADAIEAALHTLEGVEVIRTGNTVVARTHHGLGQRVVLAGHIDTVPLAGNTPHRIEDETLYGCGAVDMKSGLACYLGAFARLSAPGASAVDLTLIAYECEEVAITDNGLYHLERDHPELLAGDIALLGEPSGAVIEAGCQGTIRVFVEARGVRAHSARSWLGDNAAHKLAGVLTRVANYSPRRVTIAGCEYREGLNVVGMDGFVATNTIPDAARLTINFRFAPDRSVEDAKAHLVDVLALEEGLELVFDDVAPGAMPGLDQPVARDLVRAVGGEVRAKFGWTDVSRFSTLGIPAVNFGPGDPGYAHKVDEQCPTEQIRTVARVLGEYLAAR; via the coding sequence ATGCGTGGGGTGGCTGATCTAAACCTATGTGCGGACCCCGTCGAGCTCACCGCGGCGTTGATTGACATCGAGTCGCCGTCCCACCATGAGCGCCCGCTTGCCGACGCCATCGAGGCCGCCCTGCACACACTCGAGGGCGTGGAGGTCATCCGCACCGGCAACACGGTGGTCGCCCGCACCCACCACGGCCTGGGCCAGCGCGTCGTGCTCGCCGGGCACATCGATACGGTTCCGCTGGCGGGCAACACGCCCCACCGCATCGAGGACGAGACGCTCTACGGTTGCGGTGCTGTGGACATGAAGTCCGGCCTTGCCTGCTACCTCGGTGCGTTCGCCCGCTTGTCCGCGCCGGGTGCGAGCGCGGTCGATTTGACCCTCATTGCCTACGAGTGCGAGGAGGTCGCGATCACCGATAACGGCCTCTACCATCTGGAGCGAGACCACCCCGAGCTGCTCGCTGGTGATATCGCCCTGTTGGGCGAGCCCTCCGGCGCAGTCATCGAGGCCGGTTGCCAGGGCACCATCCGGGTGTTCGTCGAAGCGCGCGGCGTGCGCGCCCACTCCGCGCGCAGCTGGCTCGGCGACAACGCCGCGCACAAGCTCGCCGGGGTGCTCACCCGTGTGGCCAACTATTCCCCACGCCGAGTGACCATCGCGGGGTGCGAATACCGCGAGGGCCTCAACGTTGTGGGCATGGACGGCTTCGTGGCCACCAACACCATCCCCGACGCCGCCCGGCTGACCATTAACTTCCGGTTCGCGCCGGACCGCAGCGTCGAGGACGCAAAGGCGCACCTCGTTGATGTCCTCGCCCTCGAGGAGGGCCTCGAGCTGGTCTTCGATGACGTCGCGCCGGGAGCCATGCCCGGCCTGGACCAGCCCGTGGCCCGTGATCTCGTGCGCGCCGTCGGCGGCGAAGTGCGGGCGAAGTTCGGATGGACGGATGTCTCGAGGTTCTCTACCCTTGGAATTCCGGCCGTGAACTTCGGGCCCGGCGACCCGGGCTATGCCCACAAGGTCGATGAGCAATGCCCGACCGAGCAGATCCGCACCGTGGCGCGGGTGCTTGGCGAGTACCTCGCCGCGAGATAG
- a CDS encoding TIGR00730 family Rossman fold protein has protein sequence MAPTITPKPERDRKLRGPIMLRSDAQQPTTHDQRLLESLGSSDHDWRHADPWRVMRIQSEFVAGFDALSDLPKAVTVFGSARLGEGTPEYAKAREIGEALVSAGYAVITGGGPGLMEGPNRGAHEAGGLSVGLGIELPFEQGLNDWVDLGLNFRYFFARKTMFLKYSQAFIALPGGFGTLDEVFEVLCMVQTGKVTNFPIVLMGTDFWGGLVEWIRSQQLARGLISEGDDELFLVTDSVSDAIAYIVKTHKIMTDNRLKTPEKGAE, from the coding sequence GTGGCGCCCACCATCACCCCCAAGCCAGAACGAGACCGCAAGCTGCGTGGCCCCATCATGCTGCGTAGCGACGCCCAGCAGCCGACCACGCACGACCAGCGCCTGCTGGAATCTTTGGGCAGCAGCGACCACGATTGGAGGCACGCCGACCCATGGCGGGTCATGCGCATCCAATCCGAGTTCGTCGCAGGCTTCGATGCGCTCTCCGACCTGCCCAAGGCCGTCACCGTCTTCGGCTCCGCGCGGCTCGGTGAGGGCACCCCGGAATACGCCAAGGCGCGCGAGATCGGGGAGGCGCTGGTGTCAGCGGGCTATGCCGTTATCACCGGCGGGGGTCCCGGGCTGATGGAGGGGCCGAACCGGGGCGCGCACGAGGCCGGCGGGCTCTCCGTCGGCTTGGGCATCGAGCTGCCCTTCGAGCAGGGGCTCAACGACTGGGTCGACTTGGGGCTCAACTTCCGCTACTTTTTCGCCCGGAAGACGATGTTTTTGAAGTACTCCCAGGCGTTTATCGCCCTGCCGGGAGGCTTTGGCACCCTCGACGAGGTCTTCGAGGTGCTGTGCATGGTGCAAACCGGCAAGGTGACCAACTTCCCGATCGTGCTCATGGGCACCGATTTCTGGGGCGGGCTCGTGGAATGGATCCGCTCCCAGCAGCTCGCCCGCGGCCTGATCTCCGAGGGCGACGACGAGCTGTTCCTGGTCACCGACTCCGTAAGCGATGCCATCGCGTATATCGTTAAGACCCACAAGATCATGACGGACAACCGGCTCAAGACCCCGGAGAAAGGCGCCGAGTAA
- the folP gene encoding dihydropteroate synthase, protein MAIINRTPDSFYDRGATFGIEAALARAEDVVDAGAGILDVGGVKAGPGSTVGVAEEIDRVVPLIEAIRRRHASIGISVDTWRAPVADAAIAAGADLINDTWAGYDPELVEVAAAHKVGYVCSHTGGVVPRTRPHRVHFDDVVAEVVRDTVALAERAASLGVPEGKVYIDPAHDFGKNTFHGLEILRRVDELVATGWPVLMALSNKDFVGETVGAPVGGRVAGTLAATAWAAARGVAVFRAHEVRETVDVIRMTAAIAGGAAPLQTVRGLA, encoded by the coding sequence ATGGCCATTATTAACCGCACGCCCGATTCCTTCTACGACCGCGGCGCGACCTTCGGCATCGAGGCCGCGCTCGCGCGGGCCGAGGACGTCGTGGACGCCGGGGCGGGAATCCTCGATGTGGGCGGGGTGAAGGCCGGGCCGGGATCGACGGTGGGGGTGGCAGAGGAGATCGACCGGGTCGTCCCCCTCATCGAGGCGATCCGTAGGAGGCACGCGAGCATCGGCATCTCGGTGGATACGTGGCGCGCTCCGGTCGCCGACGCCGCTATCGCGGCCGGGGCGGACCTCATCAACGACACGTGGGCTGGCTACGATCCGGAGCTTGTCGAGGTCGCGGCGGCGCACAAGGTCGGCTACGTGTGCTCCCACACCGGCGGGGTAGTGCCGCGGACGAGGCCGCACCGCGTCCACTTCGACGACGTCGTCGCAGAGGTCGTGCGCGATACCGTGGCCTTAGCGGAGAGGGCGGCCTCCCTCGGAGTTCCGGAGGGAAAGGTCTACATCGACCCGGCCCACGATTTTGGCAAGAACACCTTCCACGGCTTGGAGATTTTGCGCCGCGTCGACGAACTGGTGGCCACGGGCTGGCCTGTGCTTATGGCGCTGTCGAACAAGGACTTCGTGGGGGAGACGGTCGGCGCGCCGGTGGGCGGCCGCGTCGCCGGAACGCTCGCCGCTACCGCCTGGGCCGCGGCGCGGGGGGTGGCGGTCTTTCGCGCCCACGAGGTGCGCGAGACCGTCGACGTGATCCGCATGACCGCGGCGATCGCGGGTGGGGCGGCGCCGCTGCAGACGGTGCGGGGGCTGGCGTGA
- a CDS encoding glucosyl-3-phosphoglycerate synthase, protein MSGASISVVIPALNEEDTVVAVVRACLASVASEVIVLDSDSTDETAQRATEAGARVVNWAEACPEVPTRPGKGEALWRGVRAAAGEIVVFVDADVTTAEPWWVGALAAPLASPTVHMVKASYRRAMGRSDSGGGRVTELTAKPLLRQLFPELAGIDQPLAGEYAIRRSTALRLPFVDGYGVEAGLLIDIARVYGPAAIAQAELGLRRHRNRPLEELARTADEVAATILSRAGVGAARVSQRPAEPPDRI, encoded by the coding sequence GTGAGCGGGGCGTCGATTAGCGTGGTCATCCCGGCCCTCAACGAGGAGGACACCGTCGTCGCCGTGGTCCGCGCCTGCCTCGCCTCGGTCGCCAGCGAGGTCATCGTGCTCGATTCCGACTCGACGGACGAGACGGCGCAGCGCGCAACTGAGGCCGGCGCGAGGGTGGTCAACTGGGCGGAGGCGTGCCCAGAGGTGCCCACCCGGCCGGGCAAGGGTGAGGCGTTGTGGCGCGGGGTGCGGGCCGCGGCCGGCGAGATCGTCGTCTTTGTCGATGCCGACGTCACCACGGCCGAGCCGTGGTGGGTAGGCGCGCTCGCCGCCCCGCTCGCATCGCCTACCGTGCACATGGTCAAGGCCTCCTATCGCCGCGCGATGGGGCGGTCCGACTCCGGCGGCGGAAGGGTCACCGAACTCACGGCGAAGCCGTTGCTACGCCAGCTCTTCCCGGAGCTCGCCGGCATCGATCAGCCGCTTGCGGGGGAATACGCGATCCGCCGCTCGACCGCCCTGCGTCTGCCTTTCGTGGATGGCTACGGGGTGGAGGCGGGGCTGCTGATCGATATCGCCCGCGTCTACGGGCCCGCCGCGATCGCCCAGGCGGAGCTGGGCCTGCGCCGCCACCGCAACCGCCCGCTCGAAGAGCTGGCGCGCACCGCGGACGAGGTCGCGGCGACGATCCTCTCGCGTGCGGGCGTGGGCGCGGCGCGGGTTTCGCAGCGGCCCGCCGAGCCACCCGATAGGATATGA
- a CDS encoding cell division protein DivIVA — MLSWVLIILGIAIVCLLGIMGSAELFGRGEAAPELAETTDVIEHNRRAVAAGDLGRIQLEVVHRGYRMDQVDALIAQLSGESGGVGAERRVELEPHACVDKE, encoded by the coding sequence ATGCTCTCTTGGGTCCTGATCATCCTCGGCATCGCGATTGTGTGCCTGCTCGGCATCATGGGCAGCGCCGAGCTCTTCGGCCGCGGCGAGGCCGCCCCGGAGCTGGCGGAGACCACCGATGTCATCGAGCACAACCGGCGCGCGGTTGCCGCCGGTGATCTCGGTCGGATCCAGCTTGAGGTGGTCCACAGAGGCTACCGGATGGATCAGGTCGACGCCTTAATCGCCCAGCTATCCGGTGAATCTGGCGGTGTCGGGGCCGAAAGGCGCGTAGAGTTGGAGCCACACGCCTGCGTTGACAAGGAGTAA
- a CDS encoding DUF3117 domain-containing protein, protein MAAMKPRTGNGPMEAVVESRKIVMRIPSDGGGRLVVELNAEEASELGALLLEAAGE, encoded by the coding sequence ATGGCAGCAATGAAACCGCGCACCGGTAACGGCCCGATGGAGGCCGTGGTCGAGAGCCGCAAGATCGTCATGCGCATCCCCTCGGACGGCGGCGGCCGCCTCGTCGTGGAGCTCAACGCGGAGGAGGCCTCCGAGCTGGGCGCCCTGTTGCTCGAGGCTGCCGGAGAATAG